A single window of Periplaneta americana isolate PAMFEO1 chromosome 14, P.americana_PAMFEO1_priV1, whole genome shotgun sequence DNA harbors:
- the LOC138713745 gene encoding insulin-like growth factor-binding protein complex acid labile subunit codes for MIGIANVLCSMKNICNKNMKIQNFILVRAVTFALYLTGCFSTSVNYSNQGLLDVVFPVPDNTTLLDISHNRITVLRNDSFSNREFKNLRILHLNDNTLHCVETNSLQNLTYLSELYLQNNELKHLPSSLFCNVFNITILDLGNNKFQEIPTFVSEKPNTIKVLNLRNNMIEFIDTYIIASNYPNLQKLILKSNRIQHNFGSIVLDNIEYETSNDTFEYDFCLRILDLSHNRINSLDNKTFLGFPNLEILDLSSNRITYVDLDTFKSTPLLSEVNLSTNMITDIHPDTFTNNIKLKSFNLSMQVPWNYIESIHPDTFRGNINLEVLDLSYNAIDTLDPLLFHKNVELRSIDLSGNRITSLNQKLFLNNYRLLELNLNGNNIRSLSPSLFRNNTALKILKVERNYIRYLEPTMFRMNFNVKEIRFRDNAVTYMHPSTFIFNKKVETIDFSRNEIKVLPIECFRNNVMLKYLDISDNSIVSIDNSRTFENNYNLNELLLNGNNIKNLHADVFQKNVNLIKLDLSSNELTYLHPKTFKENFLIQKINLMDNKIEVIHRNTFKYNYKLRKLNLSSNKMIFLPPDIFRNNSKLSELNLNNNKIVSIQEHFVFCVNLKVVDLGSNSIMYLDPNAFKDNQNLKSISLNNNPLILHHEDVIINSQSVESLDLGYCNISRLSIRALDNLPRLRILKLNDNKLITINISNSNLTKLEFLDLSFNFLTSYDIQILLRNLMIQKVLLNGNPLICDCHLKEVWLWCRLNEIETEYTICIDERCRKRSWDIVKYMNCFEKEVFLIAILTVGLTITFISVILIHFPLKRCKKYKRIDRVEVK; via the exons ATGATTGGAATTGCGAATGTACTTTGTTCAATGAAGAATATATGCAATAAG AATATGAAAATACAAAACTTCATTTTAGTGAGAGCTGTGACATTTGCACTCTACCTTACTGGTTGTTTCTCCACTTCTGTCAACTATTCCAACCAGGGTCTATTGGACGTGGTATTTCCGGTACCAGACAATACTACTCTTCTGGACATCTCTCACAATCGTATTACAGTGCTGCGAAACGATTCCTTTTCGAACAGAGAGTTCAAGAATTTGCGCATATTGCATCTGAATGATAACACATTACATTGTGTGGAAACGAATTCGTTACAAAATCTTACTTACCTTTCAGAACTCTACCTACAAAATAACGAACTCAAGCATCTGCCGTCTTCGCTATTctgtaatgtatttaatattacaatacttgatcttggaaataataagttccaAGAAATTCCTACTTTCGTTTCGGAGAAGCCAAACACtataaaagtattaaatttgAGAAACAACATGATCGAGTTTATAGATACTTACATCATAGCCAGTAATTATCCAAATCTGCAGaaactgattttaaaatcaaatagaaTTCAACATAATTTCGGATCGATCGTTCTGGATAATATTGAATATGAGACAAGCAATGACACCTTTGAATATGACTTTTGCTTAAGAATACTTGACCTTAGTCATAATAGAATTAATAGCCTAGACAACAAAACTTTCCTCGGGTTtccaaatttagaaatattagaTTTAAGTAGTAACAGGATAACTTATGTTGATTTGGACACTTTCAAGAGCACGCCTCTGCTTTCAGAAGTGAACTTAAGTACAAATATGATCACTGATATCCACCCAGATACTTTCACAAATAACATAAAACTTAAATCATTTAACTTAAGTATGCAAGTACCTTGGAATTATATTGAAAGCATTCACCCAGATACATTTAGAGGTAATATTAATTTGGAAGTATTAGATCTAAGTTACAACGCAATTGATACATTAGATCCACTtctatttcataaaaatgttgaACTTAGAAGTATAGATTTAAGTGGTAACAGAATAACCTCCCTTAACcaaaaattatttcttaacaaTTACAGACTTCTAGAATTGAATTTAAATGGTAACAACATTAGATCATTGAGTCCTTCTCTATTTCGTAACAATACTGCTTTGAAGATATTAAAAGTAGAAAGAAATTACATCAGGTATCTTGAACCAACTATGTTCCGTATGAATTTTAATGTAAAGGAGATCCGTTTTAGAGATAATGCAGTTACTTATATGCATCCCAgtacttttatatttaataaaaaagtaGAGACTATAGACTtcagcagaaatgaaataaagGTTTTGCCAATAGAATGTTTCAGGAATAATGTTATGTTGAAATATCTGGATATAAGCGACAATTCCATAGTATCAATTGATAATTCCAGAACATTCGAAAATAATTACAACTTGAATGAGTTGCTATTGAATGGTAACAATATCAAAAATCTACATGCAGATGTCTTCCAGAAGAATGTAAATTTGATTAAGTTGGATTTAAGTTCAAATGAATTAACATACCTACACCCCAAGACATTCAAAGAAAACTTTCTGATTCAGAAAATAAACTTAATGGATAATAAGATTGAAGTTATCCATagaaatacatttaaatacaattataaattaaGAAAACTTAATCTTAGTTCTAATAAAATGATTTTTCTTCCTCCGGACATTTTCCGAAACAACAGCAAGTTAAGTGAACTGAATTTGAACAACAATAAAATCGTGTCAATTCAAGAACATTTCGTGTTTTGTGTTAatctgaaggtagttgatttggGTAGTAATTCTATTATGTATCTTGATCCCAATGCTTTTAAGGATAaccaaaatttaaaatcaatatcATTGAACAATAATCCACTTATTCTGCATCATGAAGACGTAATCATCAATTCACAGTCAGTGGAATCCTTAGACCTCGGATATTGTAATATTTCTCGTTTATCAATCAGAGCGTTGGATAATCTACCTCGGCTTAGAATACTGAAATTAAACGATAACAAGTTAAtaactataaatatttcaaattctaaCTTGACGAAATTGGAATTTCTAGATTTGTCTTTTAATTTTCTCACATCCTATGATATCCAGATCTTGTTACGTAATTTGATGATTCAAAAAGTTTTGTTGAATGGAAATCCTCTGATTTGTGACTGTCATTTGAAAGAAGTGTGGCTTTGGTGTCGACTAAATGAAATTGAAACAGAATAC